From the Betaproteobacteria bacterium genome, one window contains:
- a CDS encoding cytochrome c, with protein MKARRHGLLALWLAGWAAAGVAEEPPDLLAPERVEKGRTLFSESCSYCHGEEGIGGESGAPSLQGRKDLTAAELFETISKGRINGMNIMPAWGDALTDEQRWTLVGFIRSMLHRGR; from the coding sequence ATGAAGGCGAGACGGCACGGACTGCTGGCCCTTTGGCTCGCGGGGTGGGCGGCTGCGGGCGTTGCCGAGGAACCGCCCGACCTTCTGGCGCCTGAACGAGTGGAGAAAGGCAGGACGCTCTTCAGCGAATCCTGCAGCTATTGCCATGGGGAAGAAGGGATAGGCGGCGAAAGCGGTGCGCCGTCGCTGCAAGGCCGCAAGGATCTGACCGCTGCCGAGCTCTTCGAGACGATATCGAAAGGGCGCATCAACGGCATGAACATCATGCCGGCCTGGGGGGACGCCCTGACCGACGAGCAGCGCTGGACGCTCGTGGGATTCATCCGATCGATGCTGCATCGCGGCCGCTAG
- the ahpC gene encoding peroxiredoxin, whose product MSIINTTVQPFKANAFHNGKFITVSDEDLKGKWSVLIFMPAAFTFNCPTEVEDAAESYAEFQKAGAEVYIVTTDTQFSHKVWHETSPAVGKAKFPLVGDPTHQLTRAFDVHIDEEGLALRGTFIINPEGVIKTAEIHDNAIARDVSETLRKLKAAQFVANNPGQVCPAKWKEGAKTLTPSLDLVGKI is encoded by the coding sequence ATGTCGATCATCAACACCACCGTTCAGCCGTTCAAAGCCAACGCCTTCCACAATGGCAAGTTCATCACCGTCAGCGACGAGGACCTGAAGGGCAAGTGGTCCGTGCTGATCTTCATGCCGGCTGCCTTCACGTTCAACTGCCCCACCGAAGTCGAAGACGCGGCAGAGAGCTACGCCGAATTCCAGAAAGCCGGTGCCGAGGTCTACATCGTCACGACCGACACCCAGTTCTCGCACAAGGTGTGGCACGAGACGTCCCCTGCCGTGGGCAAGGCGAAGTTTCCCCTGGTCGGAGACCCGACTCACCAGCTCACACGCGCATTCGACGTGCACATCGACGAAGAAGGTCTGGCGCTGCGTGGCACGTTCATCATCAATCCGGAAGGCGTGATCAAGACGGCGGAGATTCACGACAACGCGATCGCCCGTGACGTGAGCGAGACGCTGCGCAAGCTGAAGGCCGCCCAGTTCGTCGCCAACAACCCCGGCCAGGTCTGCCCGGCCAAGTGGAAGGAAGGCGCCAAGACGCTGACGCCGTCCCTGGACCTCGTCGGCAAGATCTGA
- the ahpF gene encoding alkyl hydroperoxide reductase subunit F, whose amino-acid sequence MLDDSLKAQLQAYLEKLQVPIELTATLDGSAASGDLRALLSDIAGLSDKITVGESVSAGVRSPSFTINRKGGELSMRFAAIPLGHEFTSLVLALLWAGGHPPRVSDETVAQIKALEGDFDFEVFMSLTCHNCPDVVQALNLMAVLNPRVKVVTIDGGLFQKEVEERQVMAVPMVFLNGTLFGSGRMTLEEILAKVDTGAARRDAERLGAKEPFDVLVVGGGPAGSAAAIYAARKGIRVGIVAERFGGQLMDTLGIENFVSVKETEGPKLTAALEEHVKTYDVDVMAMQRVEKLVPAAEPGGLAEVQLANGARLKARAVVLATGARWREMNVPGEREYRNKGVAYCPHCDGPLFKGKRVAVIGGGNSGVEAAIDLAGIVRHVTLLEFDKQLRADAVLQRKLASLPNVSVVLNAQTTEVTGGADGKVNGLKYADRATGVSVGVELEGIFVQIGLVPNTEWLKGTLELTRYGEIPVDARCETATPGVFAAGDVTTVPYKQIVIAMGEGAKAAISAFDHLIRTSAPA is encoded by the coding sequence GTGCTGGATGACAGTCTCAAGGCCCAACTGCAGGCCTATCTCGAAAAGCTGCAGGTTCCGATCGAGCTGACGGCAACGCTGGACGGCAGCGCCGCCTCGGGCGACCTGCGTGCGCTCCTGTCGGACATCGCCGGCCTGTCCGACAAGATCACGGTCGGAGAGTCCGTCTCGGCCGGTGTGCGCAGTCCCTCGTTCACGATCAACCGGAAGGGCGGCGAGCTCTCGATGCGCTTCGCGGCGATTCCGCTGGGCCACGAGTTCACTTCCCTGGTGCTGGCGCTGCTGTGGGCGGGCGGACATCCACCGCGGGTGTCGGACGAGACGGTGGCGCAGATCAAGGCACTGGAAGGCGACTTCGACTTCGAAGTCTTCATGTCGCTGACGTGCCACAACTGCCCCGACGTCGTGCAGGCGCTCAACCTGATGGCGGTGCTCAATCCGCGCGTCAAGGTCGTCACCATCGACGGCGGACTGTTCCAGAAGGAAGTCGAGGAGCGGCAGGTCATGGCCGTTCCGATGGTGTTCCTCAATGGCACGCTGTTCGGATCGGGGCGCATGACGCTGGAGGAGATTCTCGCCAAGGTCGACACGGGCGCCGCCCGGCGGGACGCGGAGCGGCTCGGCGCCAAGGAACCGTTCGACGTTCTCGTGGTGGGCGGTGGACCCGCCGGGTCGGCCGCGGCCATCTACGCGGCTCGCAAGGGGATCCGCGTCGGTATCGTCGCGGAGCGTTTCGGCGGCCAGCTCATGGACACGCTGGGCATCGAGAACTTCGTCTCGGTCAAGGAAACGGAAGGTCCCAAACTCACGGCCGCGCTCGAAGAGCACGTGAAGACCTACGACGTCGACGTCATGGCGATGCAGCGGGTGGAGAAGCTGGTGCCCGCGGCCGAACCCGGCGGCCTGGCAGAGGTGCAGCTTGCCAACGGCGCCCGGCTGAAAGCGCGGGCGGTGGTGCTGGCCACGGGCGCGCGCTGGCGCGAGATGAACGTCCCCGGCGAACGCGAGTACCGCAACAAGGGCGTGGCTTACTGCCCGCACTGCGACGGACCGCTGTTCAAGGGCAAGCGCGTGGCGGTCATCGGTGGTGGCAATTCAGGGGTCGAGGCGGCCATCGATCTGGCCGGCATCGTCCGTCACGTGACGCTTCTCGAGTTCGACAAGCAGCTGCGTGCCGATGCGGTGCTGCAACGCAAGCTCGCGAGTCTGCCGAACGTGAGCGTCGTATTGAATGCCCAGACGACCGAAGTCACCGGCGGGGCCGACGGCAAGGTCAACGGCCTGAAGTACGCCGACCGGGCTACGGGTGTCTCCGTCGGCGTGGAGCTGGAAGGGATCTTCGTGCAGATCGGTCTCGTGCCGAACACCGAGTGGCTGAAGGGCACGCTGGAACTCACGCGGTACGGCGAGATCCCGGTCGATGCGCGCTGCGAGACGGCCACGCCCGGAGTGTTCGCTGCGGGCGACGTGACGACGGTTCCGTACAAGCAGATCGTCATCGCCATGGGGGAGGGGGCCAAGGCGGCGATCTCCGCCTTCGATCACCTGATCCGGACCTCCGCCCCGGCGTGA
- the glsA gene encoding glutaminase A yields MHGSPIQDYLEGLRGRFLGHVDGHVADYIPELATVNPDGFGICVATQDGHAYEVGDSRQAFTLQSISKALTYGLALELNGQDGVLARIGVEPSGDAFNAISLRPRTGAPMNPMINAGAIAACGLVPGDTSEEKIGRILEVFSRYAGRRLDIDEQVYRSESETGHRNRAIGWMLRNFSILESEPTVTLETYFRQCAIRVTCRDLAMIGATLANGGVNPVSGERAVAQSHVQDVLSVMATCGMYDFSGEWFFRTGLPAKSGVGGGILAVQPGRLGIAVYSPRLDAQGNSARGIAVCRELASDLGLHLFDAAQRTVPSIRLSSTRRRMASRRRRSPQADEYLRSAGLGLRLYHLQGPLSFASVEPVVRELMAHIRATECVVLNLRMVQGIDAATARLLASTHARITGLGKALLFSESASWWQQLTEAGVPREAFFADDDYALEHGENLLLAASHAPRGGDGPVPLTGCALFNGLDGSQLAHLDGLLDSRSYQKGQTIMAAGQASDELLILRSGSALVSVPTQEGVARLAVFGAGMTFGELAFIDGSPRSANVTALEPVECRVLTREKFAKLDHDAPYIKIRLLENLALDVTGKLRQANRELSALR; encoded by the coding sequence TTGCACGGATCGCCCATCCAGGATTACCTCGAAGGACTGCGCGGCCGTTTCCTCGGCCATGTCGATGGGCATGTCGCGGACTACATCCCGGAACTGGCCACGGTGAACCCGGACGGCTTCGGCATCTGCGTCGCCACCCAGGACGGCCACGCCTACGAGGTGGGAGATTCCCGCCAGGCCTTCACCCTCCAGTCGATCTCGAAGGCATTGACGTACGGACTCGCGCTGGAACTGAACGGGCAGGACGGCGTGCTCGCCAGGATCGGCGTGGAGCCTTCGGGCGATGCCTTCAATGCGATCAGCCTGCGGCCCCGAACCGGTGCACCGATGAACCCGATGATCAATGCCGGTGCGATCGCAGCCTGCGGTCTGGTGCCGGGCGACACGTCCGAGGAGAAGATCGGCCGCATCCTCGAGGTGTTCTCGCGCTACGCGGGACGCCGCCTGGACATCGACGAGCAGGTCTACCGGTCGGAAAGCGAGACAGGTCACCGCAATCGCGCCATCGGCTGGATGCTGCGCAACTTCTCGATTCTCGAATCCGAACCCACGGTCACGCTGGAAACGTACTTCCGCCAGTGCGCCATTCGCGTCACTTGCCGCGATCTCGCGATGATCGGCGCCACGCTCGCCAACGGCGGCGTCAATCCGGTGTCCGGCGAACGCGCTGTTGCTCAGAGCCACGTACAGGATGTCCTGTCCGTCATGGCCACGTGCGGCATGTACGACTTCTCGGGCGAGTGGTTCTTCCGCACGGGTCTGCCGGCCAAGAGCGGCGTGGGCGGCGGAATCCTGGCGGTGCAGCCCGGACGTCTCGGCATCGCGGTCTATTCGCCGCGGCTGGATGCCCAGGGCAACAGCGCACGCGGCATCGCCGTGTGCCGCGAACTGGCGTCCGACCTGGGCCTGCATCTGTTCGACGCCGCGCAGCGCACCGTACCCTCCATCCGGTTGTCCAGCACGCGCCGGCGCATGGCCTCGCGGCGACGGCGCTCGCCGCAGGCGGATGAGTACCTTCGCAGCGCCGGATTGGGCCTGCGCCTCTATCACCTGCAAGGCCCCCTGTCGTTCGCGTCTGTCGAACCGGTCGTGCGTGAGCTCATGGCGCACATCCGCGCGACGGAGTGCGTCGTTCTGAATCTGCGCATGGTCCAGGGTATCGACGCCGCCACCGCCCGTCTTCTCGCTTCGACGCACGCGCGGATCACCGGTCTGGGCAAGGCACTGCTCTTCTCGGAGTCGGCATCGTGGTGGCAGCAGCTCACGGAGGCCGGCGTGCCCCGCGAGGCGTTCTTCGCCGATGACGATTACGCGCTGGAGCACGGCGAGAATCTGCTTCTCGCGGCCAGCCACGCACCGCGAGGCGGGGACGGTCCGGTGCCGCTGACCGGATGCGCGCTCTTCAACGGCCTGGACGGCTCCCAGCTCGCCCACCTGGACGGGCTGCTGGACTCGCGCAGCTATCAGAAGGGCCAGACCATCATGGCGGCCGGACAGGCGTCGGACGAACTGCTGATCCTGCGCAGCGGTTCGGCGCTGGTGAGCGTTCCGACGCAGGAAGGCGTCGCACGGCTGGCGGTTTTCGGGGCGGGCATGACCTTCGGCGAACTCGCCTTCATCGACGGATCGCCGCGATCGGCCAACGTGACCGCGCTGGAACCGGTCGAATGCCGGGTGCTCACGCGGGAGAAGTTCGCGAAGCTCGATCACGACGCGCCGTACATCAAGATCCGGCTGCTGGAGAACCTTGCGCTGGACGTGACCGGCAAGCTGCGTCAAGCCAACCGGGAGCTCTCGGCGCTGCGGTAA
- the ubiM gene encoding 5-demethoxyubiquinol-8 5-hydroxylase UbiM, with protein sequence MDVSRESDFDVCIVGAGPAGLALATALARCGLRCQVLEQQSGDSLERPAEDGREIALTHRARRIMERLGMWERLLPEDISPLREARVSTGQSSFVLPFEAAAHGHEALGWLVPNHRIRAVAHAAACNEPNVTIRGDTRVVGLERPGRGTVLHTADGSRHAVPLVVAADSRFSTVRRMAGIGARMLDFGRVAIVAAMEHEAEHGGVAHECFRYGNTLATLPMTGRRSSVVVTLKGDESVTWLALDPENFATRIEAQLSGRLGGMRLVGQRHHYPLVAVYAHRFCGPNFALAGDAAVGMHPVTAHGYNFGLYGVEVLARELERGIGDAALRRYESEHRRTTLPIYEGTNAIVRLFTDDALPARLARHAVLRIARALPPLRDVISRQITGGSVRRA encoded by the coding sequence TTGGACGTGTCGCGTGAATCGGACTTCGATGTATGCATCGTGGGCGCAGGTCCCGCGGGTCTGGCGCTGGCCACGGCGCTTGCGCGCTGCGGTCTGCGCTGCCAGGTGCTGGAGCAGCAGTCTGGCGATTCCCTCGAACGCCCGGCAGAGGATGGCCGCGAGATCGCGCTGACCCATCGTGCACGCCGCATCATGGAACGCCTGGGCATGTGGGAGCGCCTGCTGCCGGAGGACATCTCGCCCTTGCGGGAAGCCCGCGTGAGCACCGGCCAGTCCTCTTTCGTTCTGCCCTTCGAGGCGGCCGCCCATGGGCACGAGGCACTGGGCTGGCTGGTGCCGAACCACAGGATCCGTGCGGTCGCGCATGCCGCGGCCTGCAACGAGCCCAATGTCACGATCCGCGGGGACACCCGGGTCGTGGGTCTGGAACGCCCCGGTCGCGGTACCGTGCTTCACACCGCAGACGGCTCCCGCCACGCGGTGCCGCTGGTCGTGGCCGCCGACAGCCGCTTCTCCACCGTGCGGCGCATGGCGGGCATCGGTGCGCGGATGCTCGATTTCGGGCGCGTGGCCATCGTCGCGGCCATGGAACACGAGGCCGAGCATGGCGGCGTGGCGCACGAGTGCTTCCGGTATGGCAACACCCTGGCGACGCTCCCGATGACCGGTCGCCGTTCTTCCGTCGTCGTCACGCTGAAGGGCGACGAATCGGTGACGTGGCTCGCACTGGACCCGGAAAACTTCGCGACACGCATTGAAGCTCAGCTCTCCGGACGGCTAGGCGGGATGCGTCTCGTCGGCCAGCGCCACCACTACCCGCTGGTGGCCGTCTACGCGCACCGCTTCTGCGGACCGAATTTCGCGCTCGCGGGCGATGCGGCGGTGGGCATGCACCCGGTCACGGCGCACGGCTACAACTTCGGTCTGTACGGCGTCGAGGTCCTGGCCCGCGAACTGGAGCGGGGCATCGGCGATGCGGCGCTCAGGCGATACGAAAGCGAACACCGTCGCACCACGTTGCCGATCTACGAAGGAACCAACGCGATCGTCCGCCTGTTCACCGACGATGCCCTGCCGGCACGGCTCGCGCGGCATGCGGTGCTGCGCATCGCGCGCGCACTCCCGCCGTTGCGAGACGTGATTTCGCGTCAGATCACCGGAGGAAGCGTCCGGCGTGCCTGA
- a CDS encoding metallophosphoesterase produces MSRKNLLRAIVFAGAVGLSAAASADELLRSGFSFALIGDTPYGVSEEPKFDNVIASINASRNVRFVLHTGDVKQGSELCTDEVLQRRFNQYQKFRMAFIVTPGDNDWTDCHRTNNGNYLPTERLTKFREIYYPNPTRTTGQRPAAVVPQSSIAGFEKYVENVMWRFNGTVMATVHVVGSNNNLAPWNQIDPTDTIANPRADRFAEYNEREAAALAWIDKVFDTATQSQSAGVMLAMQANPAFESAASSSARLGFNPVIDRIVARTIAFKKPVLVAHGDSHYFRIDKPLAGPVAPSGSATLENFTRVENFGSPNVHWVEIFVDRRDPNVFTAIPHVVEQNFFPR; encoded by the coding sequence ATGTCGAGAAAGAATCTGCTTCGTGCCATCGTGTTCGCCGGTGCAGTTGGCCTGTCCGCCGCCGCATCCGCGGATGAATTGCTGCGCTCCGGCTTCTCCTTCGCCCTCATCGGTGACACTCCGTACGGCGTTTCGGAGGAGCCGAAGTTCGACAACGTGATCGCGTCGATCAATGCGTCGCGAAACGTTCGCTTCGTACTGCATACGGGCGACGTGAAGCAAGGCAGCGAACTGTGCACTGACGAAGTCCTGCAGCGCCGCTTCAACCAGTACCAGAAGTTCCGCATGGCCTTCATCGTGACGCCCGGCGACAACGACTGGACCGATTGCCACCGGACGAACAACGGCAACTATCTGCCCACCGAGCGATTGACCAAGTTCCGCGAGATCTACTACCCGAATCCCACCCGCACGACGGGTCAGCGTCCCGCAGCGGTCGTCCCGCAATCGTCCATTGCCGGATTCGAGAAGTATGTCGAGAACGTCATGTGGCGGTTCAATGGGACCGTGATGGCGACCGTCCACGTTGTGGGAAGCAACAACAACCTCGCGCCCTGGAATCAGATCGATCCCACGGACACCATCGCCAACCCGCGAGCCGACCGGTTCGCCGAGTACAACGAGCGGGAGGCGGCCGCCCTGGCGTGGATCGACAAGGTGTTCGACACGGCCACGCAGTCCCAGAGCGCCGGTGTGATGCTGGCGATGCAGGCCAACCCCGCCTTCGAGTCGGCAGCCAGCAGTTCCGCCCGGCTCGGCTTCAACCCTGTGATCGACAGGATCGTTGCCCGCACCATCGCCTTCAAGAAGCCCGTGCTCGTGGCTCATGGCGACAGCCACTACTTCCGCATCGACAAGCCTCTCGCCGGCCCGGTCGCGCCTTCCGGCAGCGCGACGCTGGAGAACTTCACCCGCGTGGAAAACTTCGGCAGTCCCAACGTTCACTGGGTCGAAATCTTCGTGGATCGCCGCGACCCCAACGTCTTCACGGCCATCCCTCACGTCGTCGAGCAGAACTTCTTCCCTCGCTGA
- a CDS encoding PEP-CTERM sorting domain-containing protein, producing the protein MHVNSIARLAVASMFALTLGEAQALRLDVVGGSATGTADAEIVSGAAIADSSTDLATQVSPGTVAASDGAPAQALPFQGGTLAYGWNREGYIENTGRPDTVSLWAGGNSTLQLDGVDPVSSFFESTRIDLVGTSLISSATDAVGTPVSVTLSGQASSSFSTTITGVDHLVTFQVDVLDGNDALVASYMGIDAGSTEPFSIVFQSRVGDHLTVDFRYGTDSILFAEVAGTGSVDSASLLEADLRVAAVPEPGTWALIAGGLLSMGAVARRRSSEFNGARRRLSPPTGQGRHHVEKESASCHRVRRCSWPVRRRIRG; encoded by the coding sequence ATGCACGTAAACAGCATTGCACGGCTGGCAGTGGCCAGCATGTTTGCCTTGACCCTCGGCGAAGCGCAGGCGCTTCGGCTCGACGTGGTGGGAGGATCGGCGACCGGTACGGCTGATGCGGAGATTGTCTCCGGCGCAGCAATCGCGGACAGCAGCACGGATCTCGCCACACAGGTTTCTCCCGGCACGGTGGCGGCGTCAGATGGAGCGCCCGCCCAGGCACTGCCGTTCCAGGGCGGAACGCTTGCATACGGTTGGAATCGCGAGGGCTACATCGAGAACACGGGAAGGCCCGACACCGTATCCCTTTGGGCCGGCGGCAACTCGACCCTGCAACTCGACGGCGTCGATCCGGTATCGAGCTTCTTCGAGAGTACCCGGATCGACCTCGTGGGGACCTCCCTCATCTCTTCGGCGACCGATGCAGTCGGAACGCCCGTATCCGTCACGCTGTCTGGTCAGGCTTCGTCCAGTTTCTCGACCACCATCACCGGCGTGGATCACCTCGTGACGTTCCAGGTCGACGTCCTCGACGGCAACGATGCCCTCGTCGCCAGCTACATGGGTATCGACGCCGGTTCGACGGAGCCCTTCTCGATCGTCTTCCAGTCGCGTGTCGGCGACCACCTGACCGTGGATTTCCGTTACGGCACGGATTCGATCCTGTTTGCGGAAGTCGCGGGGACCGGCTCGGTCGACAGCGCGTCGCTCCTGGAAGCCGACCTCCGCGTCGCGGCCGTCCCCGAACCGGGCACATGGGCGCTCATCGCGGGCGGCTTGCTGTCCATGGGCGCCGTGGCCCGCCGCCGCTCGTCCGAATTCAATGGGGCGCGGCGCCGCCTGTCCCCACCGACTGGACAAGGGAGACATCATGTCGAGAAAGAATCTGCTTCGTGCCATCGTGTTCGCCGGTGCAGTTGGCCTGTCCGCCGCCGCATCCGCGGATGA
- the mgtA gene encoding magnesium-translocating P-type ATPase: MRLARLKDLFARFLRTRRFGRHFRRFALLHGDAHPESGRPQLSASHAEELLSAARAEPDALLTALGSHADGLTEPQAASLRARYGPNEIHHEKPLPWWLHLWHCYRTPFDLLLTVLAVISWITEDYKATAVISSMVVLSVGLRFWQEHRSSRAADALKAMVGNTATVMRRDLTEDAAPVFEQYFGAHVRVKLASWIDISIGLLVPGDIVLLSAGDMIPADCRLLHARDLFINQSAMTGESLPVEKFANIQEAAPRDALDLANVLYMGTNVVSGSGTAIVLSTGARTYFGALAQRVSQADSGPTQFQSGVNHVAWLLIRFMFVMAPLVLLVNGLTKHDWSQAMLFALSIAVGLTPEMLPMIATSTLAKGAVFLSRKKVIVKRLDAIQNLGAMNVLCVDKTGTLTQDRVVLARHLDGWGDPSDRVLQLAYLNSRHQTGLRNLLDVAVLEHVEADREAAEEYRLVDEIPFDFQRRRMSVVVAEDEGHHLIVCKGAIEEVLSVCSRIRQGETDALLTAEVRERTRTVTGALNREGMRVVAVAIKEVPAAQKDYRVPDECDLTLVGYVSFLDPPKDSAAPALRALARHGIGVKVLTGDNELVTEKVCRDVGLVPEGVLMGSDIEGMSDADLADAVQRRNVFAKLTPAHKERLVRSLRSHGHVVGFMGDGINDAPALRAADVGISVDTAVDIAKEAADIILLDKSLLVLDEGVMEGRATFANMLKYIRMTASSNFGNVLSVLIASAFLPFLPMLPVHFLLQNLLYDISQSAIPFDRVDDDMLRDPQRWNPAAIGRFMLWFGPVSSVFDVAAFIFLWFVLGADTPAEQTLFQSGWFVFGLLTQALVVHTIRTRKVPFVQSRAAAPLVAMTAAVAVAGVFVVMGPLASSFKLQPLPPVYFVWLPVALLAYLTLAQAAKALYARRWGWP; the protein is encoded by the coding sequence ATGCGTCTGGCCAGGCTGAAGGATCTGTTCGCGCGCTTTCTGCGTACGCGCCGGTTCGGCCGCCACTTCCGCCGCTTTGCCTTGCTGCATGGCGACGCCCATCCGGAATCGGGCCGGCCACAGCTGTCGGCGTCCCATGCCGAAGAGCTTCTGTCGGCGGCCAGAGCCGAACCGGATGCCCTGTTGACCGCCCTGGGATCGCACGCGGACGGACTCACCGAGCCGCAGGCGGCATCGCTGCGCGCACGGTACGGCCCCAACGAGATCCATCACGAAAAGCCGCTGCCGTGGTGGCTGCATCTCTGGCACTGCTACCGGACTCCGTTCGATCTGCTGCTCACCGTGCTGGCCGTGATCTCCTGGATCACGGAGGACTACAAAGCCACGGCGGTGATCTCCTCCATGGTGGTGCTGTCCGTCGGCCTCCGGTTCTGGCAGGAGCACCGTTCCAGCCGGGCGGCGGATGCGCTCAAGGCGATGGTCGGCAACACGGCCACGGTGATGCGAAGGGACCTCACGGAGGACGCCGCTCCCGTTTTCGAGCAGTACTTCGGGGCGCATGTCCGGGTGAAGCTTGCCTCCTGGATCGACATTTCCATCGGGCTTCTCGTCCCCGGCGACATCGTGCTGCTGTCGGCCGGCGACATGATTCCGGCCGATTGCAGGCTTCTCCACGCGCGGGATCTCTTCATCAATCAATCGGCGATGACCGGCGAATCGCTGCCGGTGGAGAAGTTCGCGAACATCCAGGAAGCCGCGCCACGAGATGCGCTCGATCTCGCCAACGTGCTGTACATGGGCACCAACGTGGTGTCGGGGTCGGGTACCGCCATCGTGCTGTCCACGGGGGCACGAACCTACTTCGGCGCACTGGCACAGCGCGTGTCCCAGGCGGACTCCGGCCCCACGCAGTTCCAGAGCGGTGTGAACCATGTCGCATGGCTCCTCATCCGCTTCATGTTCGTGATGGCGCCCCTCGTGCTGCTAGTGAACGGGCTCACCAAGCACGACTGGTCGCAGGCCATGCTCTTCGCGCTTTCCATCGCGGTGGGCCTCACACCCGAGATGCTGCCCATGATCGCGACGTCGACCCTGGCCAAGGGCGCGGTGTTCCTGTCGCGCAAGAAGGTGATCGTCAAGCGGCTGGATGCCATCCAGAACCTGGGGGCGATGAACGTGCTGTGCGTGGACAAGACCGGCACGCTCACCCAGGACAGGGTGGTGCTGGCACGGCATCTGGACGGTTGGGGCGATCCCTCGGACCGGGTACTGCAGCTTGCCTACCTCAACAGCCGTCATCAGACGGGGCTGCGCAATCTGCTGGACGTGGCCGTGCTGGAGCACGTGGAGGCCGATCGGGAGGCCGCCGAGGAGTACCGTCTCGTGGACGAGATCCCCTTCGATTTCCAGCGCCGGCGGATGTCCGTGGTGGTGGCCGAAGACGAGGGGCATCACCTCATCGTATGCAAGGGCGCGATCGAGGAGGTGCTTTCCGTCTGCTCGCGCATCCGGCAGGGCGAAACCGATGCACTTCTCACCGCCGAGGTCCGCGAGCGGACCCGGACCGTGACCGGCGCGCTCAACCGCGAAGGCATGCGGGTGGTGGCCGTGGCGATCAAGGAGGTGCCTGCGGCGCAGAAGGACTATCGGGTTCCGGACGAGTGCGATCTCACGCTCGTCGGTTACGTGAGCTTTCTGGATCCGCCGAAGGACAGCGCCGCACCGGCGTTGCGGGCGCTCGCGCGGCACGGCATCGGCGTGAAGGTTCTCACGGGCGACAACGAACTGGTCACGGAGAAGGTATGCCGCGATGTCGGCCTCGTGCCCGAGGGCGTGCTGATGGGAAGCGATATCGAAGGCATGAGCGATGCTGACCTGGCCGACGCGGTCCAGCGCCGGAACGTCTTCGCCAAGCTCACGCCGGCGCACAAGGAGCGCCTCGTGCGCTCGCTTCGCAGCCACGGCCACGTGGTGGGGTTCATGGGCGATGGCATCAATGACGCGCCGGCCCTGCGGGCCGCCGACGTGGGCATCTCCGTCGATACGGCCGTGGACATCGCGAAGGAAGCCGCCGACATCATTCTCCTGGACAAGAGCCTGCTGGTCCTCGACGAGGGCGTGATGGAAGGCCGCGCGACCTTCGCGAACATGCTGAAGTACATCCGCATGACGGCCAGTTCGAACTTCGGCAACGTGCTGTCGGTGCTCATTGCCAGCGCGTTCCTGCCGTTCCTTCCCATGCTCCCCGTGCACTTCCTCTTGCAGAACCTCCTGTACGACATCTCGCAGTCGGCAATCCCGTTCGACCGGGTCGACGACGACATGCTGCGCGATCCGCAGCGGTGGAATCCCGCCGCCATCGGCCGTTTCATGCTGTGGTTCGGGCCTGTCAGTTCCGTCTTCGATGTCGCCGCGTTCATCTTCCTGTGGTTCGTTCTGGGGGCCGATACGCCTGCGGAACAGACGCTCTTCCAGTCGGGCTGGTTCGTGTTCGGACTGCTTACCCAGGCGCTGGTGGTGCACACGATCCGGACACGCAAGGTGCCCTTCGTGCAAAGCCGGGCGGCGGCACCGCTCGTGGCCATGACGGCGGCGGTGGCCGTGGCGGGGGTGTTCGTCGTCATGGGGCCGCTCGCGTCCTCCTTCAAGCTGCAGCCGCTGCCGCCCGTGTACTTCGTGTGGCTGCCCGTGGCCCTGCTCGCCTACCTGACCCTGGCACAGGCCGCGAAGGCGCTTTACGCGAGACGATGGGGATGGCCGTGA